Proteins co-encoded in one Longimicrobium terrae genomic window:
- a CDS encoding ArsR/SmtB family transcription factor, whose protein sequence is MSVAAPAIFDRMSALADTTRSRLLLVLERHELTVGEMCQVLQLPQSTVSRHLKLLGDEGWVSARAEGTSRRYRMPLDRLEADARQLWTLVRPGVAGLPSAVQDAERLRSVLAERATRSREFFSSAAGEWDRLRADLFGRRADLVGLLGLLDEEWTVGDLGCGTGQVAATLAPFVHRVVAVDSSPAMLDAARARLAPLANVEVRAGELESLPVDDGALDAAVAFLVLHYVAEPAQAVAEAARALRPGGRLLVMDMMPHDREEYRQAMGHLWQGFAEEQMGGWMTDAGLSAVRYLPLPPDPSARGPRLFCASARRLDR, encoded by the coding sequence ATGAGCGTTGCAGCACCCGCGATCTTCGACCGCATGTCGGCCCTGGCCGACACCACACGCAGCCGGCTGCTCCTGGTTCTGGAGCGGCACGAGCTGACCGTGGGCGAGATGTGCCAGGTGCTGCAGCTTCCCCAGTCCACCGTAAGCCGCCACCTGAAGCTGCTGGGCGACGAGGGCTGGGTGAGCGCGCGGGCAGAAGGCACCAGCCGCCGCTACCGCATGCCGCTGGACCGGCTGGAAGCGGACGCGCGGCAGCTGTGGACGCTGGTTCGCCCAGGCGTGGCCGGCCTCCCGTCCGCCGTGCAGGACGCGGAACGGCTGCGCAGCGTGCTGGCCGAGCGGGCCACGCGGTCGCGCGAGTTCTTCAGCAGCGCCGCGGGCGAGTGGGACCGTCTCCGGGCCGACCTTTTCGGACGCCGCGCGGACCTGGTCGGACTGCTCGGCCTGCTGGACGAGGAATGGACCGTGGGCGACCTGGGGTGCGGAACAGGGCAGGTGGCGGCGACCCTCGCGCCTTTCGTCCACCGCGTGGTGGCCGTGGACAGCTCGCCCGCCATGCTGGACGCCGCCCGCGCCCGCCTGGCGCCGCTGGCCAACGTGGAGGTGCGCGCCGGCGAGCTGGAGTCGCTGCCTGTGGATGACGGCGCGCTGGACGCCGCCGTGGCGTTCCTGGTGCTGCACTACGTCGCCGAGCCGGCGCAGGCCGTGGCCGAGGCGGCGCGGGCGCTGCGCCCCGGCGGCCGGCTGCTGGTGATGGACATGATGCCGCACGACCGCGAGGAGTACCGCCAGGCCATGGGACACCTGTGGCAGGGCTTTGCGGAGGAGCAGATGGGCGGATGGATGACGGACGCGGGACTGTCCGCCGTACGCTACCTTCCGCTCCCGCCGGACCCCAGCGCCCGCGGGCCGCGCCTGTTCTGCGCCAGCGCCCGCCGCCTGGACCGATGA